The Methanocalculus natronophilus genome contains the following window.
AGATATTTCGAGTTTTACAGCCCATTCACCTTTGGCGCTTTTGATATCATTTGTAGCAAGTGGAATGATGACTTATTTAGCCTTTAAATGGTTTGTGAACGCGGTTAAACAAGGAAACCTTAAATATTTTGCCTATTACTGTTTCGTTGTTGGAACGATTGCTTTGGGCGCATGGTTAATTATCTAATGTAATGTTGAATAAAATAAATACATACGAGATTTATACACAAAAATTTCGTATGTTTTTTTTATAAGCTACTATTTTGGCCTGTAATAATTTGCGTATTCTATACGTCATTATTGCAAGCATTAAAATTTAAAATGAAACCTTAACCATTAAGGGTAATGC
Protein-coding sequences here:
- a CDS encoding undecaprenyl-diphosphate phosphatase; the encoded protein is KLVDALVIGLVQVIALLPGISRSGSTYVGGLFRRLKFETVIEYSFMLYIPVSIGTMILEIRDISSFTAHSPLALLISFVASGMMTYLAFKWFVNAVKQGNLKYFAYYCFVVGTIALGAWLII